In Arcobacter sp. CECT 8986, the sequence AATTCATTTGGTAATTGATTTATCTCACATAAAAAATTTGCAACATATAAGTTTTTAGGATTATCAAAAATCTCTTCTGCACTATCAAATTGAAGAAGTTTTTTATCATTAATTACACCAATTTTATCAGATATTGTAAGTGCTTCTTTTTTATCATGAGTAACCAATATTGCACTTAGATTCAACTCTTTTATAAGTGCTTTTAACCAAATTTTTGTTTTATATCTAAGCATTGCATCTAGATTTGAAAAAGGTTCATCAAGCAATAAGATTTTAGGATTATTTGCTAAGGCTCTAGCAATTGCAACTCTTTGTTGCTGACCACCAGATAATTGATGTATCTGTTTCTTTTTATGCTCAAGTAAATTAAACTGTGACAATAATTCATCAACTCGTTTTTCTTTTTCTTTTTTAGATAATTTAAAGAGTGCAAATGCAATATTTTCTTCTACATTAAGGTGTGGAAATAGGGCATAATCTTGAAAAATATAACCTACTTCTCTATTTTTTACATAAACCTCTTTTGAAGAAACACATTCATCTCCTATACAAATATTTCCATTGTGCTCTTTTTGTAATCCCGCAATTGATCTTAAAATTGTAGTTTTTCCACAACCACTTGAACCTAATATTGTTACAATTTCCCCAGGTTTTACATCAAAACTAATATTCTCTAATATTTTTGTATTTCCAAAAGAAACGCCAAAATTTTCTATACTTACCATAAATTAAGCCTTATTCATATTTTTTGCTAATAATAAAACAGAAATCATTCCAATAAGTAAAATAAACATAGATGGAACAGAAGATTCTGCATATTGAGATTGTTGTGTTAATTCTAATGCCAAAATTGCTAATGTATCATAGTTAAAAGGCCTTAGTATCATAGTTAGAGGTAACTCTTTTATAACTTCAATAAATACAATTATAAATGCTGAAAAAGCAGAGTTTTTTAATAAAGGTGCAAAGATTGTAAAGAATGTTCTTCTTTCATTTACATTTAACATTTTTGCAGCATCATCATAAGTTTGAGGGATTCTACTAAAACCTGCTTCAAAATTATTAATACCGATTGCTAAAAATCTTACACAATATCCAAAAACAATTGCTAAAATTGTACCACTGATAATATATGAAGATGTAAAAAAATCAATTACGTATTTATCTAAAAATGAGAAGAAAGATAATATCCCAACAGCAATTACAGCACCAGGTATTGAATATCCTAATTTTACAATTTGCGTTAGAATTGAAGATGTTTTATCTTTACTTTTTCTAATATTATATACAAATAAAAGTGCCATTGCTGTAATTATAGTTGAACTTATAATTGCAAGTGTTAATGTTTGATATAAAATTTGCATAAATTCTTCATCAATTATATCTTTGTATGTTATTGCAAACCAATAGCTAAGTTGTCCAAAAGGAAGTAAAAAACCAAAAAAGAAAGGTATAAAACAGGCAAATATTGCTAAAAATGCTTTAAATCCTGTCAATTTTACTTTATCAATTGGTTTAAAATCTTTACCAGAACTTTTGAAAACTCTATTTCTTCTTTGTATTCTTTCTAATACTATTAATAAAAATACAAATGTCATAAGTATACTTGCTAATTTAGCTGCATCATTTATACTTCCCATCCCAAACCAAGTTTTAAATATACCAGTTACGAAAGTATTTACTCCAAAATAATCCATTACTCCAAAATCAGCAACAGCTTCCATAACAGCAAGTGTAACACCAGCAACTATTGCAGGTCTTGATATAGGAATAATTACTTTTCTAAGTATTTGCCATGAAGATAAGTTAAATGTTTTTGCAGCATCAATAATAGAAGCAGATTCAAAACTCAAATAACTTTTACAAATTAAATAAACATATGGATAAAGTACAAAAGACATTACTAGAATTGCACCTTCAATAGACATAATATCAAAGAAAGGAACTTCATTTATATTTTTCCCTATTGTATGTAATACAAATTGAGTTACTGTTCCTGCTACATTAAACATTCCTCCATAAATATATGCAACAATATATGTGGGTATTGCAAAAGGCAAAATTAGTGCATAATGAAAAAACTTTGAAAATTTAAATGTATATATAGAAGTCAAATATGCAGTAGTAAATCCTAATATTGTAGTTAGAATAGCAACTCCTACCATAATATATAGTGAGTTTGAAATATATGTAAAGAGTAGTGTATCTTTTAGATGTTGCCAATTATCGCTATGCCCAATAAAAAGATATAGAAATATTATAATAGCAGGTGCAGATATAAGTAGTGTAAGAAATACACTACTTATTTTTATTTTTGAAATGTTTCTTTTCAATTATTATTTCCAACCAGCAACATCAAAAGCCATTACTGCTTCTTTGTTGTATTTTCCTAGTTCATTTAAAGAAATACTATCTGGTGTAAATGTTCCCCATGCTTTTGCAATATCTGTATTTTGAACACCTTTTAAAACTGGATACTCAAAGTTTTCTTGAGTAAATATTTTTTGTGCTTCTTTAGATGTTAAAAATTCAATAAATTTTACAGCATTTTCTTTATTTGGTGCATATTTTGTAACAGCAGCACCACTGATATTTATGTGTGTTCCACCATTTTCAAATTTAGGAAAGAAAACTTTAATTTGTTTTACTGATTCAGCTTGAGATAAATCATTATTTCCTGCCATTTTTCCAACATAATATGTGTTAACTAAAGCAACTTTTCCTATTCCATTTGCAATTGCTTTTACTTG encodes:
- a CDS encoding ABC transporter ATP-binding protein, whose protein sequence is MVSIENFGVSFGNTKILENISFDVKPGEIVTILGSSGCGKTTILRSIAGLQKEHNGNICIGDECVSSKEVYVKNREVGYIFQDYALFPHLNVEENIAFALFKLSKKEKEKRVDELLSQFNLLEHKKKQIHQLSGGQQQRVAIARALANNPKILLLDEPFSNLDAMLRYKTKIWLKALIKELNLSAILVTHDKKEALTISDKIGVINDKKLLQFDSAEEIFDNPKNLYVANFLCEINQLPNELIKQLNLQIEDTKVAIIKIDSSKVSLQKSDIEVKVIDISFCGDYYELVIELPKFNNHTLIVKMQNIENINSNENAYLHINKEDIKIIDK
- a CDS encoding ABC transporter permease — translated: MKRNISKIKISSVFLTLLISAPAIIIFLYLFIGHSDNWQHLKDTLLFTYISNSLYIMVGVAILTTILGFTTAYLTSIYTFKFSKFFHYALILPFAIPTYIVAYIYGGMFNVAGTVTQFVLHTIGKNINEVPFFDIMSIEGAILVMSFVLYPYVYLICKSYLSFESASIIDAAKTFNLSSWQILRKVIIPISRPAIVAGVTLAVMEAVADFGVMDYFGVNTFVTGIFKTWFGMGSINDAAKLASILMTFVFLLIVLERIQRRNRVFKSSGKDFKPIDKVKLTGFKAFLAIFACFIPFFFGFLLPFGQLSYWFAITYKDIIDEEFMQILYQTLTLAIISSTIITAMALLFVYNIRKSKDKTSSILTQIVKLGYSIPGAVIAVGILSFFSFLDKYVIDFFTSSYIISGTILAIVFGYCVRFLAIGINNFEAGFSRIPQTYDDAAKMLNVNERRTFFTIFAPLLKNSAFSAFIIVFIEVIKELPLTMILRPFNYDTLAILALELTQQSQYAESSVPSMFILLIGMISVLLLAKNMNKA